One window of the Pseudofrankia sp. DC12 genome contains the following:
- the larC gene encoding nickel pincer cofactor biosynthesis protein LarC codes for MSGPEPPAARRVGWLDLSCGASGDMLLGALVDAGVPLAVPAAAIDGLGLPIRLEARQVHRSGLAATKVDVVAPDTGHTRTWADIRVLLARAPLADATRDLAIATFAALATAEGLVHGIDPAEVHFHEVGALDAIADIVGVSAGFAQLGLDGLVATPIALGGGRARTAHGVLPIPGPAVLELLRAAGAPAVGGPVPVELCTPTGAALVVTVATHFGDLPALRVTAVGCGAGTRDLPGRPNLVRLVVGDALDPTVAAPGAHRHQAHDHLGHDHADDEHPGLHSRHAHDAGSRAGRRGPPTGEPPAEGVAPSAQSEGGLADGVAVTAELVLEANVDDLDPRVWPSVLAALLTAGAADAWLTPILMKKGRPAHTLRALVAPASLPAVRAAIFQHTSTLGLREIQVRKHALARSMRAVEVAGHPVRVKVSPGPGPVGDLGEHPPGPVPVAQPEWEDVALAAEKLGWPARAVLAAACALAYEGRWSDVTPGSENDRDGTEPAGPGVSGHGTDPGLATRQS; via the coding sequence ATGAGCGGGCCGGAACCGCCCGCCGCCCGGCGGGTCGGCTGGCTCGACCTGTCCTGCGGGGCGAGCGGCGACATGCTGCTGGGCGCGCTCGTCGACGCGGGCGTTCCGCTGGCCGTGCCGGCCGCCGCGATCGACGGGCTCGGGCTGCCGATCCGGCTCGAGGCCCGCCAGGTGCACCGGTCCGGCCTCGCCGCGACGAAGGTCGACGTCGTCGCTCCCGACACCGGCCACACGCGGACCTGGGCCGATATCCGGGTGCTGCTTGCCCGGGCGCCGCTGGCGGACGCGACCCGCGACCTGGCGATCGCCACGTTCGCCGCGCTGGCCACGGCGGAGGGGCTGGTTCACGGGATCGACCCGGCCGAGGTGCACTTCCACGAGGTCGGCGCGCTCGACGCGATCGCCGACATCGTCGGCGTCAGCGCCGGGTTCGCCCAGCTGGGGCTCGACGGGCTGGTCGCCACCCCGATCGCGCTCGGCGGCGGCCGGGCCCGGACGGCGCACGGCGTGCTGCCGATCCCCGGACCGGCCGTGCTCGAGCTGCTGCGCGCCGCGGGCGCCCCGGCCGTCGGCGGCCCGGTCCCGGTCGAGCTGTGCACCCCGACCGGCGCCGCCCTCGTCGTCACGGTGGCCACCCACTTCGGCGACCTCCCGGCCCTGCGGGTGACCGCGGTCGGCTGCGGCGCAGGCACCAGGGACCTGCCCGGCCGTCCCAACCTCGTCCGCCTCGTGGTCGGCGACGCCCTCGACCCGACCGTGGCCGCGCCGGGCGCCCACCGGCATCAGGCTCACGACCACCTCGGCCACGACCATGCCGACGACGAACACCCGGGACTCCACAGCCGGCATGCGCACGACGCGGGCAGCCGGGCCGGCCGTCGCGGCCCCCCGACAGGTGAACCGCCCGCCGAGGGCGTCGCCCCGAGCGCCCAGAGCGAAGGCGGGCTCGCCGACGGGGTCGCAGTCACCGCGGAGCTGGTCCTGGAGGCGAACGTCGACGACCTCGACCCGCGGGTCTGGCCGTCGGTGCTCGCGGCGCTGCTCACCGCCGGCGCGGCCGACGCCTGGCTGACCCCGATCCTGATGAAGAAGGGCCGTCCGGCCCACACACTGCGCGCCCTGGTCGCGCCCGCGAGCCTCCCCGCGGTGCGGGCCGCGATCTTCCAGCACACCTCGACGCTGGGCCTGCGGGAGATCCAGGTGCGCAAGCACGCGCTGGCACGGTCGATGCGCGCCGTCGAGGTGGCCGGCCACCCGGTCCGGGTCAAGGTCTCCCCCGGCCCTGGTCCGGTCGGCGACCTTGGCGAGCACCCCCCCGGTCCGGTTCCCGTCGCCCAGCCCGAGTGGGAGGACGTCGCGCTCGCGGCGGAGAAGCTCGGCTGGCCAGCCCGGGCGGTGCTCGCCGCGGCCTGCGCCCTCGCGTACGAAGGCCGCTGGTCGGACGTCACACCCGGGTCGGAGAACGACCGGGACGGGACCGAACCCGCCGGTCCCGGCGTCAGCGGCCACGGGACGGACCCCGGCCTCGCCACCCGACAATCATGA
- a CDS encoding AAA family ATPase, producing the protein MRDDADIDAGNGYPPSRYTSPPRVDVARAPAGAGRLGPTALPFADGYLGRAAAGEPMTGPDEGPGYGSSYAGPPGASRPAGVGGPPRPPVPPPPPPIPPPGGENPRPGGPPRQAPAGLAEPAGPPGRRPAPAGTDWRAAPPAFGAPGGDSHPPVHPFGAQAPNGAANPNGHPGRNGYGGPNGNGGPNGNGGSNSYGGPNDSYGSPNSRDPLGHSSSNGYASPNGYTSPNGQASPNGYARPNGYARPNGQGGPNGYDGPNSHDPLGHAGPNGYAAANGQGGPNGYAGPNGRAAANAQGGSNGHAGPNGRGAPGQPGGPRVGGAPEAGRRPGAPSPDGRGADISPGRGAAGRGGPGPLGRPYSPGWRPAATDIDVSGPRPAMPRPASPQPPTGRPAQPSEPTGFRTQGPVRDAFDTGFSVDSPAARPAGGMPNGWSVGAPEHPATRLAALTSAPAAPSTPLPGAGGPPPGPPGGFGIGQPQDHRHNGYPGGHAAGPTRPASWDPLAPGGALPPAEPASARLPMDPFAGRAATPPPPNGQPPSGPGGHQGADPFGRYGRAGSDPFGPAGGNHPGVRSSSGPADLAHATPGPNDPFGVTGYGAAPADGVADPWSTPNGTWSTPPAPAPAPPSWLGSGLSVENPNAPTPPPAGATGHRGAPGVPPAVVAGPGHGPGLTGGYPGAAGLLPPSGPPPGAQAAQGSGRNGGAGHSGVAPGSQTRGWDEPRAGQPAGAHRPGDPFVLGGQAQPRHAAASINVDGGPAAGRGPGGANVTAGAANGYLVNGRAPGIGHVPGAAGQGNGNPSRNGPSFPQRAGPGGAPVNGSSLGAGIAVGGGPARPGGAWIVEGSTEQRSPSGQAGPSGQHLPAGQQQAGQPHPGMDPRGGSHPAGAQPPAQPGPPTQAFDPLFGDLPVGSPAAPNGVFTGQRPPAAPAGPSGGFRGGPGGPAAGPNGPWPAAPGSAGAGYPARPPMPPPGAPVLSDAPTPFAPLHDRAPGFQPSTQFPAPAPDPLPVPPSATAQRPMAPGDGRAPMPPRPPATPPGFADPRRAAHAYLPTSPDPGGRSEAARGQAPATRPRPASADFDPFDVSSAPSAIPSGPPPPPRRRNTSSDPGRTGLDISGPGLAAGRSNGRHATGHPNAALYSDALLGPAQETAARGWRKVVYQVSGGAVNPGPSPDEARHNRLLGHIRTPLTDCHRIAVMSLKGGVGKTTTTIGLGSTLADLRDDRVVAIDANPDRGTLGTKAQQPSPFTVRDLLEDSHRLSRYVDVRNYMARSDSRLDVLASADDPEISEAFADSDYHAVDDLLQRYYSILLTDCGTGMLHSAMGGVLALADTLVIVTSSSADGGTSASATLDWLDAHGYAAQVRDAVAVISMFPQNGDGVDVDALEAHFAARTRRVVRVPWDPHLATGGRISLDALKRETRRAYQELAAAVAERFAPPEFDDLSYPGVNPYRDDRLFS; encoded by the coding sequence ATGAGGGACGACGCGGACATCGACGCTGGCAACGGGTATCCGCCCTCGCGGTACACCAGTCCGCCGCGCGTCGATGTCGCCAGAGCGCCGGCCGGCGCCGGCCGACTTGGCCCGACCGCACTGCCCTTCGCCGACGGCTATCTCGGCCGGGCCGCGGCTGGCGAGCCGATGACCGGCCCTGACGAAGGCCCTGGCTACGGCTCCTCGTACGCCGGGCCGCCCGGCGCCAGCCGACCGGCCGGCGTCGGCGGTCCACCGCGGCCACCGGTCCCACCCCCGCCGCCACCGATCCCACCGCCCGGTGGTGAGAACCCGCGCCCCGGCGGGCCGCCCCGGCAGGCCCCGGCCGGTCTCGCCGAGCCGGCCGGCCCCCCTGGCCGCCGCCCGGCCCCCGCCGGCACCGACTGGCGGGCGGCCCCACCCGCCTTCGGTGCACCAGGCGGCGACAGCCACCCACCTGTTCACCCGTTCGGGGCCCAGGCCCCGAACGGCGCCGCCAACCCGAACGGGCACCCCGGACGCAACGGCTACGGCGGTCCCAACGGCAACGGCGGTCCCAACGGCAACGGCGGTTCGAACAGCTACGGCGGCCCGAACGACAGCTACGGAAGCCCGAACAGCCGCGATCCGCTCGGCCACTCGAGCTCAAACGGCTACGCCAGCCCAAACGGCTACACGAGCCCGAACGGCCAAGCGAGTCCGAACGGCTATGCCCGTCCGAACGGCTACGCGAGACCAAACGGCCAGGGCGGCCCCAACGGCTACGACGGTCCGAACAGCCACGACCCGCTCGGCCACGCCGGCCCGAACGGCTATGCCGCCGCCAACGGCCAGGGCGGCCCGAACGGCTATGCCGGCCCGAACGGCCGGGCCGCCGCCAACGCCCAGGGTGGCTCGAACGGTCACGCCGGCCCGAACGGCCGTGGTGCCCCGGGCCAGCCAGGAGGGCCCCGCGTCGGCGGCGCCCCCGAGGCCGGCCGCCGGCCTGGCGCACCAAGCCCTGATGGCCGTGGAGCTGACATCAGCCCGGGACGCGGAGCCGCTGGCCGCGGTGGTCCCGGACCCCTGGGCCGTCCCTACAGCCCGGGCTGGCGGCCGGCGGCCACGGACATCGACGTTTCCGGCCCTCGCCCGGCGATGCCTAGGCCCGCCTCGCCGCAGCCCCCGACCGGCCGGCCGGCCCAGCCGTCCGAGCCAACCGGCTTTCGCACGCAGGGCCCGGTCCGAGACGCCTTCGACACCGGCTTCTCCGTCGACTCGCCCGCGGCCCGGCCGGCTGGCGGGATGCCGAACGGCTGGTCGGTCGGAGCTCCAGAGCACCCGGCCACCCGACTCGCCGCGCTGACGTCAGCCCCGGCTGCTCCCAGCACACCGCTCCCGGGCGCCGGCGGCCCGCCACCCGGCCCGCCGGGGGGCTTCGGCATCGGCCAGCCGCAAGACCATCGGCACAACGGCTACCCGGGCGGACACGCCGCCGGCCCGACCCGCCCAGCCAGCTGGGACCCGCTGGCACCGGGCGGCGCGCTCCCACCCGCCGAGCCCGCGTCGGCCCGCCTCCCGATGGACCCGTTCGCGGGGCGGGCCGCGACGCCACCGCCTCCCAACGGCCAGCCCCCCTCCGGGCCGGGCGGGCACCAAGGCGCCGACCCGTTCGGGCGGTACGGCCGGGCCGGTTCCGACCCGTTCGGCCCGGCCGGCGGCAATCACCCCGGGGTGCGATCCTCGAGCGGCCCCGCCGACCTGGCGCACGCCACCCCCGGCCCGAACGACCCGTTCGGCGTGACCGGCTACGGCGCGGCCCCCGCCGACGGGGTGGCGGACCCGTGGTCGACGCCCAACGGCACCTGGTCCACTCCGCCAGCCCCGGCGCCGGCCCCACCGTCCTGGTTGGGTAGCGGCCTGTCGGTCGAGAACCCGAACGCACCGACGCCCCCGCCGGCCGGCGCCACCGGGCACCGCGGCGCGCCGGGTGTACCGCCGGCGGTGGTCGCCGGGCCCGGCCACGGCCCGGGCCTGACCGGCGGATATCCCGGCGCGGCCGGGCTGTTGCCACCGAGTGGCCCACCGCCCGGCGCCCAGGCGGCCCAGGGCTCGGGCCGCAACGGCGGAGCCGGCCACAGCGGCGTGGCTCCAGGCTCCCAGACCCGAGGCTGGGACGAGCCTCGTGCCGGGCAGCCCGCCGGCGCCCACCGGCCAGGCGACCCGTTCGTCCTCGGCGGCCAGGCGCAGCCGAGGCACGCCGCCGCAAGCATCAACGTCGACGGCGGTCCGGCCGCCGGCCGCGGTCCCGGCGGCGCGAACGTCACCGCCGGGGCCGCCAACGGCTACCTGGTCAACGGCCGCGCTCCCGGCATCGGCCACGTCCCGGGCGCTGCCGGCCAAGGAAACGGCAACCCGTCGCGCAACGGGCCCTCGTTCCCGCAGCGCGCCGGTCCAGGCGGCGCACCGGTCAACGGCTCCTCACTCGGGGCTGGCATCGCGGTCGGTGGCGGCCCCGCCCGGCCGGGCGGGGCGTGGATCGTCGAGGGCTCAACCGAGCAGCGCTCCCCGAGCGGCCAGGCGGGGCCGTCCGGCCAGCACCTTCCTGCGGGCCAGCAGCAGGCCGGGCAGCCACACCCGGGCATGGACCCACGCGGTGGGAGCCATCCGGCTGGCGCCCAGCCACCGGCACAGCCTGGTCCTCCCACCCAGGCGTTTGACCCCCTGTTCGGCGATCTCCCGGTCGGCTCGCCCGCCGCGCCGAACGGCGTGTTCACCGGTCAGCGTCCGCCCGCCGCGCCCGCTGGCCCGTCCGGAGGCTTCCGCGGCGGTCCCGGCGGCCCGGCCGCGGGGCCCAACGGCCCATGGCCCGCCGCTCCGGGTAGCGCGGGCGCGGGCTATCCGGCGCGCCCGCCGATGCCACCGCCGGGCGCCCCAGTGCTCTCCGACGCGCCCACCCCGTTCGCGCCGCTGCACGACCGCGCGCCCGGCTTCCAGCCGTCGACCCAGTTCCCCGCGCCCGCGCCAGACCCATTGCCGGTTCCGCCGAGCGCGACGGCCCAGCGGCCGATGGCGCCGGGCGACGGCCGGGCGCCGATGCCACCGCGGCCGCCGGCCACGCCACCGGGTTTCGCCGACCCGCGCCGCGCGGCGCACGCCTACCTCCCGACCAGCCCGGATCCGGGCGGCCGCTCCGAGGCCGCGCGCGGCCAGGCACCGGCGACCCGGCCACGGCCGGCGAGCGCCGACTTCGACCCGTTCGACGTGTCCTCGGCGCCGTCCGCGATCCCGTCGGGCCCGCCGCCCCCACCCCGGCGGCGCAACACGTCGTCCGACCCTGGCCGCACCGGTCTCGACATCAGCGGGCCGGGGCTGGCCGCCGGCCGCTCGAATGGTCGGCACGCGACCGGCCACCCGAACGCGGCCCTCTACAGCGACGCCCTGCTGGGCCCGGCCCAGGAGACCGCCGCCCGAGGCTGGCGCAAGGTCGTCTATCAGGTGTCGGGCGGAGCGGTGAATCCCGGCCCGTCTCCCGACGAGGCCCGGCACAATCGGCTGCTCGGGCACATCCGGACACCGCTGACCGACTGCCACCGGATCGCGGTGATGTCACTCAAGGGCGGCGTCGGCAAGACCACGACCACGATCGGCCTCGGCTCCACCCTCGCGGACCTTCGTGACGACCGGGTGGTCGCGATCGACGCCAACCCGGACCGCGGCACCCTGGGCACCAAGGCCCAGCAGCCGTCGCCGTTCACCGTCCGGGACCTGCTGGAGGACTCGCACCGGCTGAGCCGCTACGTCGACGTCCGCAACTACATGGCCCGGTCGGATTCACGGCTCGATGTGCTCGCCTCCGCGGACGACCCGGAGATCTCCGAGGCGTTCGCCGACTCCGACTACCACGCCGTCGACGACCTGCTGCAGCGGTACTACTCGATCCTGCTGACCGACTGCGGCACCGGCATGCTGCACAGCGCGATGGGTGGCGTCCTGGCGCTGGCGGACACGCTCGTGATCGTGACGAGCTCCAGCGCGGACGGCGGCACCAGCGCCAGCGCCACGCTCGACTGGCTGGACGCGCACGGGTACGCCGCCCAGGTCCGCGACGCGGTCGCGGTGATCTCGATGTTCCCGCAGAACGGGGACGGCGTCGACGTCGACGCTCTGGAGGCGCACTTCGCGGCCCGTACCCGGCGGGTCGTGCGGGTTCCGTGGGACCCGCACCTGGCGACGGGCGGCCGGATCAGCCTGGACGCGTTGAAGCGCGAGACCCGCCGCGCCTACCAGGAGCTGGCCGCCGCGGTCGCCGAACGGTTCGCCCCGCCCGAGTTCGACGACCTGTCCTACCCCGGCGTCAACCCCTACCGGGACGACCGCCTCTTCTCCTGA